cttaattaagttttgaatatctgattaatctttgaaaattttcaattgagttttaaataaatttttataatctattaaaatacttaataaaattatatttttaattaatcatatgttgtttaattttttattaattttgtgatgtaattataaattgaatggTATAGTTGTTAATAGGTGATATGCttattttatatctatattaCTCAGTTAACCTACACATCATATTAATATcacataacataattaaaaaaaagtaaaaaatattaattcaatctAACATGGGTTCAAATAAGCTTAAGATATTGTCGATATGCAATATTTCactttaaatattcaatattattatataaaacaatataagaTTTAAACTTAAAGAAAACTATTTGAACTATTACTTATTCTAACGTGTATGTATACAGATGATATTCAAGTACATGAAGTATAAAAAGAGGGAAGACAAAACAGCAATGGTATGCATGTAATAAGACGAAAGAACAAAGCAAAATGAAAACTCCCGAAGAACAAGAGAACAACGTATCCCACTGATAGAGATGGAACATTGGCCTGAGGCTGAGGCAGTGTTGGAAATGAAGGCAAAGGTGGCAATGTTGGGTTAGTCAAAGAGGGAATGCCTCGTAAATTTGGTGTTGTTGTTTGCAGGAGATGACGAGCTGCCAGCCCAATATCAATGCTTGAGAACACAGAAGTGAATAAGGAAAACTGTTCACCAATACTCTCTTGTTAGGTATATTGTGAGGTTGATCTACTTGAATTTCTGACTAAgggaaagaaacagaaaaattaaagagtTTGAAGAGttatatatctttttagttataaaattttgacgtaaaattaaaacttgtaaATCTTTCGtattataatatagtttattccttaattcaaagaaatgaatataaataatatctttaatctaattgtgtttgattttttacTATTAAACTAAAGTTTAAGTTATTTATCACATTTGGACATGTTCAACCTAATATCAACCTAAAATGCTAGTTAACACTTAAAAAGtttacaatattaaattaagaaaattatattaaatatttttaaagtgtgagaggtaaaatatattaaaatttaagaataaacgAATTGtaattttacatcaaaatttaaaaattataaatatatttaatttttcttaatatgcATGATCGTAACTAAAGGTtacacatatatttaattactttaagtatttataaaattcaaaaaaataatataatcattttagtAACACCATAccatatatatattgtttagttaaaagatattaaattttcaatacacAAAGTTAAATCGTATTGATTTCTTAAATTGATTCACATCTTACATATCTACATggtttcaaaataatatttttttaataattttcacaaTGTTTTTCgtcattttaatcatttaaaaaacttaaatttaaaactcatttttcaTTAGCACTAATTCATTACAGaaaattcattctcttttatagaaaattcatTCTATTAGTTTACATCAAccattctaattttttatttttaaaatctgacCCTCACGAATCCTATATCATTTGTACATATAAGAAGTCTTATTGTGATTTAACTTTTTACAGAATTATAAAAGCAACATAAACATGAGACTGATGATTTTATTAAGCAAGAATTAGATAATTTCTGAGACAAAGTagacatgaaatatttttattgaaaagcCAACCCTTAACGCATAAGTAatgaaattcataaatacataCTTCAAATGGTTGAATCAAATCTCTACTCCTAAACTATCTTTATAAACAAAGTGATCAAGATTGAGATTCCTCCTTTGGTCCTACAGAAGCTTTGAGAAGGCACGACTATAATGACTTTCTCGATAATCATGTATGATTTCTCTAAGTTCCATTATTAATTCATGAGTACGATCATTTGAATCTGACATAAACATTTTTCTGCAACGACGAATGAATGATAACAATATGTAATACCAACTGATGAATCCTACTATGCAACTGAGCACCACCTGGGTTGCAGATGCAGTTGCATCGCACAAGAATGAGACTAAAACATAGTAAGACACAAATAATGCGAGCAATAGAGGCACCACCAAACCTAGAATACGAATCATGatattagaatatatttttctaaaattgagtctCCTATTGATAATTGAAGGTCTTTATATAGTCGTGGCACTTACAATATTAccggaataaaaataaaaactgaaaataaaatattaactatcttaaaaataaaatctacttagtctatcataaaataataatgtacctaaataaataacaaatcatAACTACCTATCTCTATTTGATCTATATCAaaattagagccgtcaaaatgggtcacaacccgcgagccaacccggcccgtcacgggttcgggccgggttgggtttgaaaaatacaacccacttatatgcgggtcagatttcaacccggctcatttagacccggctcatgcgggttgaacccgtggtgagccgggttggcccactaacccacctacctaatttttattttttaatttattattttattcataaaatcccaaaaaataaaatattttcttcactcagtataccaaaaaaagtaacctctgctctcacaaatcactctcacggtacttgttCTTATTTGACGgggctctcaccctcacttcactaaaattcttcaaagaacacgtaaaacacccttccttttttcttctcttttctccacatttttgttttctcacttctctttctttttttttttcaaaaatcctataatgacaaaaatagggatttgtgaatttgttttttgttctaggggatttgaagacatggaatgattttttcatgttctgacatgcttgtataagattttgttcattttatttaaataatttgagtatacattatttgaacaagctctttttgatatctttgaatttggaaaattatgttacagattaaaatattaattttttgttgatgttgttgagtactggttctctttttttttactaatatttttttattgattgtcagaattgttctgatattaggaaaatgtttattagtgaatttggagacaacaagaacaagggtcaagggttacaacaagaacaaaaaatgatgaatataagaaacttatttgtatgttttttgtgtttgtttttgaatgacatttggattacattgtactttttattattattttgaattgtctttaacataattttttgggagtgaaaattgtttaaatttaaattatagaaagtttgtatttttttttatttaaaaaaatgtaattaaatgggctagtgagccaacccgtttacccaccaacccgtggtgggccgggccgggttcaagtttttttggctcgctaataaatgagccgggttgggttgacttactaagtgaccaacccgtggtgggccgggccgggtcgagccgggttacccattttgacaactctaatcaaaatcaaactaaatattatactatatcCAAAactaatataacaaaattattaataaaagcctaaaatttaaatttatcccaATAAATATCTCATGAAACTTTCAATCTTTTTATATCTGttcttatatttatctattgtaaTTTCTTTATCTActtattaatttctttattatgttatgtaatttaaatatctcttcttcaaatatataatatcaaaaacaaatattatttcttatctttcaatatcttcttctttattattCAACATTGATCAAGTACCGGATAGcattccatttaaaaaaaataaatgaaaatgtaattatCCTTTGTTTTAATGGTTTACAAAtacatacaattttttattatctattttttaactCCTCATATTATGACTGTTTATCTATTTGTCCTAATATCTCTAAGAAAtctataaaaatagaataattttattaaactgGACCGCTTGTAGGAActatttttaaagttgtttaatAAAGCAATTATTGTcactttcatatatttaattatcttaacaagattatctttttcaatttaccatctttttatactttaaatttgaatttaatttaaaaaatagtgatGAGAAagttaactataatttttatgaCGGTAAAAGTAATCTATCTTGATTCTATAATTATGATTTACaatttaaatgtattattttatcatacattttaaatataatataatattatttatatattaaaatttattttaatttttcaattaagaaattttaaaaggagtttaacttttgtatttattttattcgaaTCCCAAAATTAAGCTatctattatgattttaattcttaaaagttTAAGAATTTGACAATGAGGTTTTGGAATGAAGGGTACCTCATCCCTAATAAATATGACATAATTAAGTGGTTGTTtgaataatattcataattatgctattaaaaagaataacgtattaaaatataaagtaaaatgtaATGTTGGATAGGCGAAATTGGCATTGGCAAAGATGAAAGTAATAGTAGTTTTGTCCTTTTTGTCGTAATGGGAAGTTTGATTATTTGGTATggaaagttttgaaagaaatgaGGGAGGTAGAGTTGTATGTATAAGAAAgtctaagttttaattttggtgCATTCACATGGAATACGTGTTAATTTAAGAATTCATAATCCTGACAAGCAGATGCAGTTTAAGAGCATCACCTCTTATACCTCTTCAAGAACATTGATTAAAGATTCTTTCGTCATCCTCTCTATCTTTTCATCCATCACTAAATCTTCTGCATTTTTAACAACATCTTTCAATTATTACACACATgctgtaaatataaataatcttaATCTTACTGCTTGAGACAAATTCCAAAGTCATAATTAAGTTTATGTTTATGTGTGTATTTTCAATCATATATGTAACATTTCAtttaagaataatgatatttagacaacatttgaatattaattacatgtttatctgtgattggtcaaaaattattccacaatagtgtttatgattattatgattgattgtggagtaatttttgaccaatcacagattcacacgtaatcaatgttcaaatgttataaaaaaaatgttatctaaatatcattatctttcatttaattttcttctcctttaattgagttttaatattttttactgttAACATCATCTTTAatatatgttgaaaaaaaaatctaaaagttACAACTGGTTTTATGTGATAATACCAAATgcaataaacaacaacaaatatattaaataagtgATCACGctttaaaaacaactcatatataaaactaaattatcaagttttttttttttaaatttacacaTAATTACATTTCAAATGACATTAATGACAATTTAACTATATAATCATATTaacttcatttaataaaaattatgacttaattaagtaaagaaataatataaaaactaaaacaaatgaaaaacataaatatataaacaaaattcaaaaacctaaattttaattaaacaatccTGTTTTATAACTCTTTCAAACTAACGaaagacattttaattttaacagcCGTAGTGACGAGATTAATCCTACTCAGAAGAACAAATGAAGACGGCGCTCATAGAAGAGCACGTGCGCACGTGACTTCTCTCTCGTTCTCTCTCCATGTTTTAGTTGGGAACTGTTTTCGATGTATGAACAGTGTGGGCCATGGTTACCTTGGGTTTTGTCTGCATAAGAAAAGCATGACATCGTAAGTGTATAGGCAGTTCCAAACTCCTTCCTCACAGAAACAGACAACCATCCTTATTTTCCTCGCTCTGCTGCTGTCCAGAAATTATTACATGGATCACAAATATTATGCTCCCAATTCACTTCATTTTCAtgtaataacataatttaatattcttcattttcttttctaaattcaaaatattacatgttGCATGAACACTGGGTCTACACCAGAGACACGTGTTGTACAAGAGACTGTGCGATCACTTTCCGCTGTTGTCCGTACACGTGTTGAAAGCATCCACCCTCGATTCCCACGTGTCACAAATCACACGGGCACCCCTTTGGTACATTTATCTCACCCAACCCTACTCTTACAAAACACGAATCCTTGTCATGCGATCATCGCCTCCTTCTCTCAACCTTATTTCATTGAAGTGATTCAGTGGTAGTATTCCACCCTAGCAAAGAAAGAGAGAGCAAAATAAgggaatttgaagaaaaagttaGGCTTACCAGGTTGTATTATTGTTTGTATGCATGAGAACTATAGCAGAGTGTTGAAGCTAGAACCGTGACCATCACCATGAATAGCATGGCTTCATCTTCAGAATATCACACTCATCAGCACCCTCATCTTCCTCCGGGATTTCGGTTCCACCCCACAGATGAGGAACTGGTGGTTCACTACCTCAAGAGAAAAGCAGACTCTGTTCCTCTTCCTGTCGCCATCATCGCCGAGGTTGATCTCTATAAGTTCGATCCGTGGGAGCTCCCAAGTATGAAACTTCATCACACCACGCCTTCTCTTCTACTCCTTTCATGCAAACCCACAATATATTTCCTTCGTTAATTTTGCTTTTGTGATgcaatatctatatttttttgattttggTGTCTGTGTGTACTTTAGGTAAAGCAACGTTTGGCGAGCAAGAGTGGTACTTTTTCAGTCCAAGGGATAGGAAATACCCGAATGGGGCGAGGCCTAACAGGGCTGCTTCTTCTGGGTATTGGAAAGCTACCGGAACTGACAGGCCCATTCTTGCATCTCATGGCCACCACAAAGTTGGAGTCAAGAAAGCACTTGTTTTCTATGGTGGCAAACCTCCAAAAGGGGTTAAAACCAATTGGATCATGCACGAGTACCGGCTTGTTGGCAGTTCCTCAAATTCTTCCTCAAAGCCACCTTCTCTGCCTGCAGATCATGCACGTAGTAGCAAGAAAAACTCCCTGAGGGTATGCATGCCACCTATATGATTCATATCCTCTattttttatcagttttaatttcttctcaaacaaAGTTAAACTAACCGTTTGAGTAAGATAaggtttttattgttttcaaagattaaaaaaaataatgagtaACTGTCATTTTGGCGGTAATGTCGATGGTTTTACTCACCGTGACCGCATTGTATTTTTTGATTTCTTATTTGCCTGTAATTTTCCATAACTTCAAATATCAGGATAAACTGTACCATGATTCAAATACTTGATAGTTATAGTTGAGTTTCTGATTGTTTCTATGTCACTTTTGTTTGGTAGCTTGATGATTGGGTTTTGTGCCGAATATACAAGAAAAACAACAGTACCATGATGCCAAGGTTTCCTTTGATGGAGCAGAATAAGGAGCTTTCTACGGAGAGCACTATGCTACCAATGATGTCAACTTTGTCAATGGCCAACAATAACACCACTCAGAATTCCAAAGTCGGGACTTCAAGAAGTGCAAGTTATGGAACCATGGGAATGGAAAATGATGACAGCTTCTTTGATGGAATCTTAGGAGTTGACCATAGCATGCAGCAAGATGTTTCTGATTCCCACCAAGTTTCTTCAAAGGGAATCTACCCTGTTAAACGAGCATTCTCGTCACAGTTTTGGAATGACACGAGGTCATCCTCTTCTAGCAGGAGATTCCATTGTGATCTCAATGCTGGAAGCAATACTGTAGAGGAAGAAAGTTCCTTCGTTTCACTGCTTAACCACCTTCCACAGAACACAGCGTTTCACCCAAATGCACTTCTTGGCCCAGTTAGTCATGATGTATTGAGGCAACAGTTTCAGCTTCCAAACATGAACTGGAATGTTTAGGGTGATTAATTTGTCATAGGGTGGATACTGGGTTAGACAATGTACCTGCCATTGCAGGTCTATTAAGCTTTAGTTTGGGTTTGGATTTTATTATTGGACAAAACTTACATATAATgttgtttgtattttgtttataagAATTTGAGTGTTATTTTGTAATCGGCATAAGCTTTTGAGGTAAATTTTTATTATGCAGATTACAAATTAAAACTCTAATTATTCATTGAATGATAACGCGAACAACACCTCAAAAGAATTTATATCTAAttgatttgtttctttttttttctatatctcTTTGTCCTTTCCACCCTAACCACTAGAGAAAGATAGGAATGTAAGCTTGTATTTTAATTACACGTTTGAAGCTTTATATTAAACTGAACACAATAGAATAATACTACAATTCTGTGTCAGCAACAACACTGGCACTTTTAATTAACCAAATAAAAGAATCATTATTGATTGTGATTTTATTGTTAACAAAGCTAGCTGACCGTAGTCATCGTTCGTGCATATGAAGAATTACCATGGTGAGAGGAACATTAAAGTCCAATCAGAAGTTCTTAGCAAGGATATACCTTGGGTGCAAATCACAGATATAAAGTATAAATGACAACCAAGCTTATGTCAAAGAGCATTTTCTGTATGAGAAGATTAGGACgtggaagaaaagagaaaaaggaatcTTGGTTGATATGGATTATAACTAATCAagtcacatgaaaaaaaaaatggttgtgTATGATATCTGATAAGAAGGTAACCGCCTTAGTTCGTCATCTTCGTGGCATTTGATacctaaagaaagaaaaagtatataggaaaagaaagataaaaagattcTTATAAACCCTATACACGTTCATGCTTTATATATAACACGTCCAAAAGTACAATGTCAAATGCCTAAAGTTCTTGGGATTAGACAACTGAATAGTATAAATGCATGCTAACTGAGTTTTCTATTTACTAGGTAAACGTGTTGACTATTctttgtaatatttataaaatattattaatcgCATTGtttcataagaaaaattatttatcaatagaTAAATTGTAGTatcaacaataataaagaaaagtaacACTAATCATTGACAATCTTGATTTGACTTTTATCatgttcaaaatatatattatcaacaaacaaaacacaatctTATTATTTcgcatcatcaaaataaaaaaacaaacgaTGTATCAAAACAAATGACTGATAGAAGCACTactattttttctcttaaaataattaaactgaaTATATGAAAATGCCATTAgacaatatttcataaataagcAATACATTTATCACATGTAAAATCTAATTTGTCACAttacaagataaaaaatatatttcttaaaaacaaaacacGGCACCTAAAACTTACAGaaaattataagttaattaatttaacgGAAAAAAGGTAGAAAGAGGTCTCTTTCCATATTTATTGATCCGatgaacaaataaattcaagatttTGACAGGCAAATTATGTCTTTGCTTACCCATATGCAATGTTTGTATGATCATTCCTATAGAAGAAGCTTTCTGTAacccttttaaaaatattcaaaacatatGCAACGTTtaagaaagaacataaaaatataaaacaaaagcaaagttAGACATCACGTACGTttactttctatttttaataatttgattgcAAGTACAGAGATAACTTGGGAACAACATTATAAAATGGTGTATCATTGCTCCACGCAATACAAATtccatcaaattttatttttaaactaacttaaaattaattttgttgtgtaGTTAAAACTTTGATAActgatgttaaaaataaatttaaactttaattcacaaattatttataatttttttattaataatagagattattttatattaataatttttatcttataaattagtatttaactttgctaattatgttttaaagtaataatataatgaCACATGTTAACATTCATCtcacatataaattttataaaaataataaagagaaaaatataataaataatagtatcaaataaatataaaagatttgtgtttgtaaaagtattattattttattttttatttttgaatttggttgttatttttttgcaacggtttttttttgttttaaatgagaataatgcatataaatttttttctctcttttatgtAAATCAATGATAACCATATGCGTAGAGAAATAGTCATATTTTAAACTCACTAATGTTGAACTGTATAAAACTATATGAGTATATGTGTGTGAGAGAGACTGCTTATAAAAAACCAGTGTATCTCAAACTTAGATCATACACGAGAGATCTCGATGTAACACTTCAAATTTTGATAACTCTACATATTATTCCTGGCGTTTGTATCTTTAAATAAGTTAGCTATTGAAATGTCAGCTAATttagaaaaagtattaaaaatgtTAGTTTTCAGTGGAAATAGTTAACCTTCTCTTTTggattttctttattaatacggGAAAATacaaaagtgtttgaaatttgTCTTCATCATAGGAAATAAAAGGCGACCAAAATGATAAGCCATGAAAATGAAGGTATATGGAGGTTTATATACTAATAATTCATGATTTTCACAGATTGAATAGTTTAGAGAGAACAGGATATTTTAGTAACTTGCCTGCAGATACTATTAATAATGAACTGCTGTCTGAATCAAAGTGGAATATTATTACATGATGAGACTGAGTAAGTCAATCCACACACTACTCAATCAGAACACAACACTTAGAAAAAAGCTTTTtcagttaaaagaaaaataaagaaaagaaaatatgtggaccaaataatatgaaaaaaaaatattatatatattatatgtggGGAGAGAAAGATTTGGGTCTTACTTTTGTATCTAATGACGTATCGTGATTCGGAGTGATAATCACgtatttgatttaattgatGGCACGCAAAGATTAGATAATAGGATTAAGGCAAATCTTGATCACGAAATGATGTAGATGATGTGTTTTGGGTGTGATGTATCAGCATGGCATTGGCTCCTCGGAAAGCACCAAACATAGTTGTCGTGCTTTCTCTTTCGTTGAAATTCAAACATGTCTCTAATGTATCGCTATCTTATTGGCTGTTAAGaacaaattcatatttaatgGAGCAATACCAGATTCACTAACAGTGAAAACAAACTGTTTTatccaaaattcaaaattactaATTATACTCAAATAATTTCACGTCCTTTGATTCATATGTTCAACGCTATAATTCTTTTCAGTACGAAAATCTTGCGTTCTAGATTTCAATCATAATTAATGTCAGTCTCTAACACCGATGTTAGTTTGACCAaagggtttcttttttaaaaaaactaaagctTCTTAAAGTTGGCTTAAACCAATTTGGAATTAGCATCGCTAATGCACCGGTTCAAGCTTATGCCATGATATCATTCAAGGTAACTTTTACCTATTTCAAGCTACCAGTAACTAATGATTATTCATCAATTGATTTGATTATTGAAAAGTAGCTGCAATATAAACTTAGGGTGTGAAAGTTAAGATCAACGGTTGTGTTTAGTGTCTAATTTCGAGTCTTCATTTTATCGTTTGGTAAAATTATTCGTTCATCCTGATTGTTTATTAAAGTCGGAGATTATCagtaaaagataatttgatGTAAAAGTTAGTAAAAGTTCTCAAGTATTAATGGTGtattaaagattttgaaattgagttttaattaaCAGTAACTTAATTACGGTCTAATACACTTTATTTTAAGTTACTTCAAAATTAATGTTAGTCTTTTTGTGTACTAAATTATGTAATAACATTTTGTAGATGTCATTAACATATGGGTTTCCGAAAAGAATTGAAATAATGTACATATTTTGACTTGTACAACTAAAGtttaaaatcacataaaatattttgaaaatttgagaatttaaacttttttctcCCCATTAAGAACCTATAACATCGATTATATAAATAATCCTTGCCATAAATTTTGCAAAAGCTGATATTTCTTCCTAAACTTGATATAGAATTTGCAAAAACTTCACATTATCACTAAATATGACATATGATTTCAATTTTAGCAAGGTATGCTATACATATTGTTTCGGTATGAATGTGTGGAGTCGAGAGACTAACCTTGTTGTCGTGTCTTTGTCGCTTTTGGTCGCTTACGCCGCTCGCTTTCCTGTAATTGGAACCGCTCGCTTGTTCTTCGATGGGATCACTCGCGTTCCTTTAGCTTGCACTGTTCGTTCTCCTTCACCAGTAGAGGGGGATATATCTGAAAAAGACACTTTAAAGCTCAAGTTATGTGTAGGTTATGGAGTCACAGCTCTCAAGAAAGTGATATTGTTATCACTGTAGAGTATTTTTAGTGTGAGTAAAACGTATCTGACTTTTAATCTTCACCCTGTATTTATCTCTGTTCAAACATTCACATGAgcgtatcttgatttaattccttaaaacaagttctaaaattatccaataaattattaattgcttaattaattcaacagatAATTTTGTGCCTGAAGTTCAGATGTTCAGAATGACCAAAAGCACAGAAGCTATTTCTAGCGTAGttacttttagtttcttttcttacgttttttgttctaaaaatactttccagtacaaaagaacctttaaagagaattatacttccgtataatcaaaaccaagtcaagaaaagaacaagaatagAAACATATATTGCAGAGGAAATTTTACATCAATGTATTGtcataaaacaaatttcattgaCAGAAAATTTAGCCTATCCTAAACATCACAAACGTATTCTTTTCTGCAATTTCTTGCCTAAAGTGAAGTTCTGACGAAGAAAGTTACTCTTCCGACCAAGATAGCCACAATTTCCATGGCGGGAGTAACCAAATTATTCGGCGGAACTTTAGCTGTAATCCCATCAGGTAAGATATATCATACTATACGCTTATTTTTCTACATAtcatttatctatattttttaaaagctactattaatatttttatatatacgtGAATTttctaatcttataaataattttttatgatgattgtattcataattgaattattcataattaaattatagacttaaaaatatttattatttattttct
Above is a genomic segment from Vigna radiata var. radiata cultivar VC1973A chromosome 10, Vradiata_ver6, whole genome shotgun sequence containing:
- the LOC106775766 gene encoding NAC transcription factor 25, yielding MNSMASSSEYHTHQHPHLPPGFRFHPTDEELVVHYLKRKADSVPLPVAIIAEVDLYKFDPWELPSKATFGEQEWYFFSPRDRKYPNGARPNRAASSGYWKATGTDRPILASHGHHKVGVKKALVFYGGKPPKGVKTNWIMHEYRLVGSSSNSSSKPPSLPADHARSSKKNSLRLDDWVLCRIYKKNNSTMMPRFPLMEQNKELSTESTMLPMMSTLSMANNNTTQNSKVGTSRSASYGTMGMENDDSFFDGILGVDHSMQQDVSDSHQVSSKGIYPVKRAFSSQFWNDTRSSSSSRRFHCDLNAGSNTVEEESSFVSLLNHLPQNTAFHPNALLGPVSHDVLRQQFQLPNMNWNV